In the Archocentrus centrarchus isolate MPI-CPG fArcCen1 chromosome 11, fArcCen1, whole genome shotgun sequence genome, tgcatgtctttggaccacAGGAGGACCCACACAGGAACAGGGAAGACCTCAACCAGGGTTCAAACCAGGAACTTTCTTGCTATCAGGCCACTGTGCCACCAGTGTACTCTAAtacaataaaagaaacaatttaGCTTTTAGTAATGTTTAACTATCTTGCATCATAGGCTGTTGTAAGCTATTTTTTGTTATATTCACGATggggaaaaaagggagaaaagaaagaTATAATTATACTTTAGGAGTTCTATGCAAGACTGCCCAGGAAACCTACAGACACCTgatatttttatattcttttagCACAGATCTCCCTTTATTATAtttgacaaagacaaaaaaaaatccctcaaaaTCCCGTTTGTAATTTGAAATTCACTCTGTTGCTTCCTTTTAAAGGTACAGGGCACATAGCCCACTGTCTATTGTGCTTTCACTATATTTGCAATAGTCCTAGTAATCAGCTGATGTCTTACATGTATTGCAATgaaaacttgcattaaaaaaaagatttatgatttacttttaaaaaaataaataaaaacaattaaatgtaaaaaagttTATGACTCACTGACACAACTCTACTTGACCTTTGCTAGTTGTCAGCTGTGATATTCTCATTCTCTTGGCAGCTTCCCAGAAGTTCAGACACTGAACGTCCTTGGCTGCTGCCAATTCTATTGTCTAGGCTGAAGGGAACAAGAGCGCTGGCCCACAATTCCACCTGGTTCAGCTGTTTTGGCCATTAGTCCCAATCAGTACTATCGTCTCCCTTTCCTGTCATGGGAAAGTAGTGGTCCCCTCTCGAATGATCTCCCCAACATACAAAAACTTGACCAGCGGCCAAAGGGTGGGGGTGCCTGTTGGAAAGACCCTTAATGTTTTTAGTTTCTCCGTGTACAGCTGCCAGTACATGTGCAATGGGAAATGTTCAACTTCCTAAAATGGAACAGGGGCTATATTTCCCAACTGACCTCTCAATatgtcttgaaaaaaaaaaaaaaaaaaaagagttcacaTTCCTCAAAGGGTCCCTGCCAAGAAACAATATCAGAAAGGCAGGATGGCTCTCTGATTGAACTTTaagtggaggggggggggggggggggtatgttcagatttctttgcttttgtctTCTCACCTTAATAAAGAAGAACAAAAGGTACTATACAAGCCAAAGCAGATTTTAAAAGCCATTGCATGTACAATAATTGCTGTAATCACCGTGCATGGGAATGCAGCCTGCCAGATTAGGTGGTATGTTTCTATTAGAGACATTCCTCAGCATACCCTAATGTCTGGAATGCTTTCAAGTATATCACAATTCAATCAGGACATTATGCAACAGACTGCACTTACTTACTTGCGGGTCACCGCCAAATAAATAACATTCAACAAACTCTCAGaggttttcattaatttttattcaaatcACCCCAACAATTCCAAATGAAACCAAATATGTCATGTTGGAGAACACAGGCACGGAAGTTTGATTTTGGCAACACAGCGAATAAGAAAAGCAGAGTACGGCAGTATTTTAGTTTGGTATTGCGCTCATTGAACTGAGCCTGTCATCCAGCAGTGCATCCAACAAgtgggctgaaaaaaaaaaaaaaaaacacaactccaTCATGCCTCCTTTACGTACGTCCTCACAGCAACTATGTCGCCCAttatgcatttctgtgtgaagAGAGAGACATCAGGTGAGTGATCAAAAGAAACCTGAATGCATCAACTCTGGTGAAGAATTTATGTCGCAAATATCATGCAGAGGGTATACTCACATAACAAAGTACTGTAAGACTTATAAATCTTCCTCAGGTGTtgatttttactcattttattATGTTGTAATAGTTAGGTTTATATTTTCTGTAGTAAAACACGTCCCCTTAAGACATGCCACTTTTTTAATCCTCAGAAGCCTTACTGGGTATATACAGCATATTTTCCCACGCATTAACATGCAGTTAGTCTTGTTATTACACTTAAATGAGAATATACCTATAACTGGGGGAAAGTAAAATAACTTTGAACTTCTAAACAACGTAGTTCAAGGATTACAaagagtcagaaaaaaaaaaaatccataccGCTATCAATTTCCCATCTGTGATCTCCCTCTCGATATTCGTTTCTTTGCCATCCCAGCTCTGTTTCTGCACAAGCTTGCCGTTCTCCAGAGTCACCACGGTCTGCAGGGCAGAAAACAGACAAGTCGTCAATTCCagcacagaaaaaggaaaaaaaaaatctaaacgtCATGCTGCACTCTAACCCTGGTCTTCCTATCATCTGCGGTCGTCTCATCAAAAGGTTCGTTGAGTTTGAACTTGATTTCCGTGGTTTTGAAGGTGCTCTGAGACTTCATGCATATAGTCCCTTGATCGTCCACGGTCACTATTAAATTGGGCTTGGTCCGGTTGCCCACCTGCCGGGTTGCAAATCCCACACCTGCAGAGCGCGAGGGCAAAACGCGTCAAATGCAGTGCAGCCGTGTTTCATTCTATTAACACATTCAAATCAAAGCTTTTTTCAAAGTTGAAAAAGCTACAATTAAGATTTGACAGGCTTCCAATTTTCCTGTTTCCAAAATTTAGCTCAAACAACAGACTTTCTTACCAATTGCTTTCATGTAGTCATCAAAGTTCTCGCTGGAAACCATCTTCCATGTTCCAACAAATTTCTCGACCATTTTGCAATCcttgatatttaattttttttttatcctcaaCAACAAACTGTGCCGTGACTCTGGATTCAACTCTCTTCCAGTGAAGGAGCGGAGTCTTGACCCTTTTTTAAAGGGCCAGTCCCTTTTTTCAGCAATGCAGTAG is a window encoding:
- the fabp4a gene encoding fatty acid binding protein 4a; protein product: MVEKFVGTWKMVSSENFDDYMKAIGVGFATRQVGNRTKPNLIVTVDDQGTICMKSQSTFKTTEIKFKLNEPFDETTADDRKTRTVVTLENGKLVQKQSWDGKETNIEREITDGKLIAKCIMGDIVAVRTYVKEA